One Rhodococcus sp. P1Y DNA window includes the following coding sequences:
- a CDS encoding ABC transporter ATP-binding protein, giving the protein MSTISLDAVDLEYPGGSVGLAAIDLHIDDGEFLALVGPSGSGKTTLLRTVAGFLEPTSGTVTIGGDVVAGRGASVAPEHRGLGMVFQQHALWPHRTVGKNVAYPLELAGMSRSDRKKRVADVLELVGLPGLESRNPATLSGGQRQRVALARALVRSPRALLLDEALAALDEPLRDRLRLELRSLTRAAELTVVHVTHDRSEALALADRVAVLDGGRIAQIGTPEELVTRPASAFVASFLSDANVISGVIDGGRFHADDHPLELTVDVIENARDGRGSLAVLPADLSLSSGFPHDCGAGVVTSSLFGRETSDVVVLSHGRSFRCSVRGPRPSVGDEVTITVERGLFDPA; this is encoded by the coding sequence ATGTCCACTATCTCGCTCGACGCCGTAGACCTGGAGTATCCAGGCGGTTCTGTCGGTCTGGCAGCGATAGACCTGCACATCGACGACGGCGAGTTCCTTGCGCTCGTCGGACCGTCGGGTTCGGGCAAGACCACGCTCCTACGCACCGTCGCAGGGTTTTTGGAGCCCACTTCTGGCACGGTCACCATCGGCGGCGACGTCGTTGCGGGACGCGGCGCTTCGGTTGCCCCCGAGCACCGCGGTCTCGGAATGGTCTTCCAGCAACACGCGCTGTGGCCGCACCGCACCGTCGGGAAGAACGTCGCCTATCCGTTGGAGCTCGCCGGAATGTCTCGCTCCGATCGCAAGAAGCGCGTCGCCGACGTCCTGGAACTCGTCGGACTTCCCGGCTTGGAATCTCGCAATCCGGCGACGCTGTCGGGCGGCCAACGTCAGCGGGTGGCGCTCGCCCGAGCCTTGGTGCGGTCGCCACGAGCTCTGTTACTCGACGAAGCACTCGCGGCGCTGGACGAGCCCTTGCGCGACCGACTCAGGCTCGAACTCCGCTCCCTGACGCGTGCCGCAGAACTCACCGTCGTCCATGTCACTCACGATCGTTCCGAGGCACTTGCGTTGGCCGACCGAGTAGCGGTGCTCGACGGCGGCCGGATCGCCCAGATCGGAACGCCGGAGGAGCTGGTGACGAGGCCTGCGTCGGCGTTCGTCGCAAGTTTTCTCTCCGACGCCAACGTCATCTCCGGTGTCATCGACGGCGGCCGATTCCATGCCGACGATCATCCCCTCGAACTGACAGTGGATGTCATCGAGAACGCGCGTGATGGTCGGGGCTCCTTGGCCGTGCTGCCTGCCGACCTCTCGTTGAGCTCGGGCTTCCCCCATGACTGCGGGGCCGGTGTCGTGACGTCGTCACTGTTCGGGCGCGAGACCAGCGATGTGGTCGTCCTGTCGCACGGTCGGTCGTTCCGTTGCTCGGTGCGCGGGCCGAGGCCGTCCGTCGGTGACGAAGTCACCATCACCGTCGAGCGCGGGCTGTTCGACCCGGCGTAA
- a CDS encoding MarR family winged helix-turn-helix transcriptional regulator: MAVRTTTAEALVEEVFLFGRALKRAVTTGDEASPLPQALTGVLAILATEGECRQTDLANRLCVSQSALSRQIADLVDLGYIDRTPDPDDKRASRVRVSSEGGEKLKVIWDLRANRLREMLSEWSETEALSALDSIQKLNNTFNEDAQDTAHLKLIAR, from the coding sequence ATGGCAGTAAGAACAACCACCGCGGAGGCGTTGGTCGAAGAGGTTTTCCTCTTCGGACGCGCGCTCAAGCGGGCCGTGACCACCGGAGATGAGGCGTCACCGCTGCCGCAGGCACTGACCGGAGTACTGGCCATCCTCGCGACCGAAGGTGAATGCAGACAGACCGACCTCGCCAACAGGCTCTGCGTCAGCCAGTCCGCCCTCAGCCGGCAGATCGCAGACCTGGTGGATCTCGGATACATCGACCGAACCCCCGATCCCGACGACAAGCGCGCATCCCGAGTTCGTGTCTCGTCCGAAGGCGGGGAAAAGCTCAAGGTCATCTGGGACCTTCGCGCGAATCGACTGCGCGAAATGTTGAGCGAGTGGAGCGAGACGGAGGCGCTTTCCGCCCTCGATTCGATCCAAAAGCTCAACAACACATTCAACGAAGACGCGCAGGACACAGCGCACTTGAAACTGATTGCGAGATAA